One genomic window of Candidatus Didemnitutus sp. includes the following:
- a CDS encoding sulfatase, which produces MKAIVVVFDSLNRHCLPPYGGDWVHAPNFTRLAARTARFDASYVCSMPCIPARRDFLTGRPNFLHRSWGPMEPFDDAFPEMLGRAGAHTHLVTDHQHYFEDGGLNYHTRYSSWEFFRGQEGDPCVGFAGDPLWPPHAVGQNAARSDLVRQDLVNRQHLLKREADWPQRRTFDAGLDFIGRNHARDGWLLQIETFDPHEPFFSPPEAKAAYADHFAQYRGPEFDWPAYDAVKETADEVRHCRMEYAALVTYCDQQLGRVLDAMDAHDLWRDTMLVVWTDHGFLLGEHECWAKMHVPWYEELARTPFFVWDPRCGAAGVARQALVQPSIDLAPTLLDFFGVPAAPDMTGCNLRATIAADAPVREAALFGAWGGQVNLADGRHVYMRGTQKPGVALHEYTLMPARMRRLFSREELAPDRLELHAPLPFTKGMPVLRVRHSVGPHDGVVPSDNPGTARTLLFDLARDPRQQAPLADPALEARLATRLAAAMRAVHAPPEQFERLGLA; this is translated from the coding sequence GTGAAAGCCATCGTCGTCGTCTTCGATTCCCTGAACCGCCATTGCCTGCCGCCTTACGGGGGCGACTGGGTCCATGCGCCGAATTTCACGCGGCTGGCGGCGCGCACGGCGCGCTTCGACGCGTCCTACGTCTGCTCGATGCCGTGCATTCCCGCGCGGCGGGATTTTCTCACCGGCCGCCCCAATTTTCTGCATCGCAGCTGGGGGCCGATGGAGCCGTTCGACGACGCCTTTCCCGAGATGCTCGGCCGCGCCGGCGCGCACACGCACCTCGTGACGGATCACCAGCACTACTTCGAGGACGGCGGGCTCAACTACCACACGCGTTACTCCTCGTGGGAGTTCTTCCGCGGCCAGGAGGGCGACCCGTGCGTCGGCTTCGCCGGCGATCCGCTGTGGCCGCCGCACGCCGTCGGGCAGAACGCGGCTCGCTCCGATCTGGTGCGGCAGGATCTCGTCAACCGCCAGCACCTGCTCAAGCGCGAGGCCGACTGGCCGCAGCGGAGGACCTTCGACGCGGGGCTCGACTTCATCGGCCGCAACCATGCGCGCGACGGTTGGCTGCTCCAGATCGAGACCTTCGATCCCCACGAACCGTTCTTCAGTCCGCCCGAAGCCAAGGCGGCCTACGCCGATCATTTCGCGCAGTATCGCGGCCCCGAGTTCGACTGGCCCGCCTACGATGCCGTCAAGGAAACGGCGGACGAGGTGCGGCATTGCCGGATGGAATACGCCGCGCTGGTCACCTATTGCGATCAGCAGCTCGGCCGCGTGCTCGACGCGATGGATGCGCACGACCTGTGGCGCGACACGATGCTCGTCGTCTGGACCGACCACGGTTTTCTCCTCGGCGAGCACGAGTGCTGGGCCAAGATGCACGTGCCGTGGTATGAGGAGCTGGCGCGCACACCGTTCTTCGTCTGGGATCCGCGTTGCGGCGCCGCCGGCGTCGCCCGGCAGGCGCTCGTGCAGCCGTCCATCGATCTCGCGCCCACGCTGCTCGATTTCTTCGGCGTGCCGGCCGCGCCGGACATGACCGGGTGCAACCTCCGCGCGACCATCGCGGCGGATGCACCGGTGCGCGAAGCTGCGCTCTTCGGCGCGTGGGGCGGGCAGGTCAACCTCGCCGACGGGCGCCACGTCTACATGCGCGGTACGCAAAAGCCCGGCGTGGCGCTGCACGAATACACGCTTATGCCGGCGCGCATGCGCCGCCTTTTCTCCCGGGAGGAACTCGCGCCGGACCGCCTCGAACTCCACGCCCCGCTGCCCTTCACCAAGGGCATGCCGGTGCTGCGCGTGCGCCATTCCGTCGGCCCGCACGACGGTGTCGTGCCTTCGGATAATCCCGGGACCGCGCGCACGCTGCTCTTCGACCTCGCGCGCGATCCGCGCCAGCAGGCGCCGCTCGCCGACCCCGCGCTGGAGGCGCGGCTCGCGACGCGGCTCGCCGCCGCGATGCGCGCCGTGCACGCGCCGCCCGAGCAATTCGAGCGCCTCGGTCTCGCCTGA
- a CDS encoding LacI family DNA-binding transcriptional regulator → MPVTLAQIAHAARVAKSTASLALRNIGNVDARTRQRVLRAAEKLGYRPNPLVNALMMQVRTRASPRNRPTIGFVNTWGPPAQEPPGIWNVICSYQAGARERAEELGFDFETISFQPEAMTDQRLGQILVARGIEGLVIAPLHSPFFRWNMNWAPFAVAAIGYFEANAGLSRVFYDYCYCVHEVLLRLERLGYRRVGMHIGRADEERSRGLWTAGFLHYFDRCPTAMRAVPFPGIDEYDREKFLAWFRAHRPDAILGWGDETLHWLAEIGVAVPDEVGFVSLAHRMTRLPCTGYDHRLEVVGRVAADVVVGQLYRGERGLPVLPQTTLVEGRWQDGPTTSERRRPR, encoded by the coding sequence GTGCCCGTCACCCTCGCCCAGATCGCCCACGCGGCCCGCGTGGCCAAATCCACCGCCTCGCTCGCGCTGCGCAATATCGGCAACGTCGATGCCCGCACCCGACAGCGCGTGCTGCGCGCGGCCGAGAAACTCGGCTATCGCCCGAATCCGCTGGTCAACGCGCTCATGATGCAGGTTCGCACGCGCGCTTCGCCGCGCAATCGTCCCACCATCGGCTTCGTCAACACCTGGGGCCCGCCCGCGCAGGAGCCGCCGGGGATCTGGAACGTGATCTGCTCCTACCAGGCCGGCGCGCGGGAGCGCGCGGAGGAACTCGGCTTCGATTTCGAGACGATCTCCTTCCAGCCGGAGGCGATGACCGACCAGCGGCTCGGGCAGATCCTCGTGGCCCGCGGCATCGAGGGGCTCGTGATCGCACCGCTGCATTCGCCGTTTTTCCGCTGGAACATGAACTGGGCGCCGTTCGCCGTCGCGGCGATCGGCTACTTCGAGGCCAACGCCGGCCTCTCCCGCGTGTTCTACGACTACTGCTACTGCGTGCACGAGGTGCTGCTCCGGCTGGAGCGGCTGGGCTACCGCCGCGTGGGCATGCACATCGGCCGCGCCGACGAGGAGCGCAGCCGCGGTCTGTGGACGGCGGGCTTTCTGCACTATTTCGATCGCTGTCCCACGGCGATGCGCGCCGTGCCGTTCCCCGGCATCGACGAATACGATCGCGAGAAATTCCTCGCCTGGTTCCGCGCCCACCGGCCGGACGCGATCCTCGGTTGGGGCGACGAGACGCTGCACTGGCTCGCGGAGATCGGCGTCGCGGTGCCGGACGAGGTCGGCTTCGTCAGCCTCGCGCATCGCATGACGCGTCTGCCCTGCACCGGCTACGACCACCGGCTCGAGGTCGTCGGGCGGGTCGCGGCGGACGTGGTGGTGGGCCAGCTTTATCGCGGCGAGCGCGGCCTGCCCGTGCTGCCGCAGACGACGCTGGTCGAGGGACGCTGGCAGGACGGGCCGACGACGTCCGAACGCCGCCGGCCGCGGTGA
- a CDS encoding MFS transporter: MSPSPAATPTSEERLSVAQKTAFGLGFTGNTLMGIGIETMLFPVFALYLGLSPQVIGFAVALPRLWDGVMDTVIGTYSDNFRSRWGRRRPFIVAGAVASGLAYASIWMAPSGLGSNGLTAWLLVTLILFWTANASFFVPLEALGMALSKNYDERTSLMGFRSFFAKVGTLASSWSFWLVEKGWFGTGQRGAIVVGAIWGVLIMLFGAWPGVFLRERADTATAPAVKFWHSLKTAVSNASFRRITLYLLFMAASVSVSSAVQFYTTLFWVAQGDSKLTSLLTGAASTLNIVCGMLSLPLVSWGARRIGKHRMALVSAFVTALGGLLSWWFLTPAHPWLSLAVAPFFGIGITAVYQLYFAMVADVAEEGALRHGVRNEGMYSAISNCMIKAGLALSFALGGALVHWLGFTGNDIRPTPEMLGDLRVLRALLPAGTAALAMLFVIGYPLTKERLEALRAEAARPA; this comes from the coding sequence ATGTCTCCGTCTCCCGCCGCCACCCCGACGTCCGAAGAACGCCTCAGCGTGGCGCAGAAAACCGCCTTCGGCCTCGGGTTCACCGGCAACACCCTCATGGGAATCGGCATCGAGACGATGCTCTTCCCGGTGTTCGCGCTTTATCTCGGCCTTTCGCCGCAGGTGATCGGTTTCGCCGTCGCCCTGCCGCGGCTGTGGGACGGCGTGATGGACACCGTGATCGGCACCTACAGCGACAATTTCCGCTCCCGCTGGGGCCGGCGCCGGCCGTTCATCGTGGCGGGCGCGGTGGCCAGCGGCCTGGCCTACGCATCGATCTGGATGGCGCCGAGCGGACTGGGCTCGAACGGCCTGACCGCGTGGCTGCTCGTCACGTTGATCCTTTTCTGGACGGCGAACGCGAGCTTCTTCGTGCCGCTGGAGGCGCTGGGCATGGCGTTGTCGAAAAACTACGACGAGCGGACCTCGCTGATGGGCTTCCGGAGTTTCTTCGCCAAGGTCGGCACGCTGGCCAGCAGCTGGAGTTTCTGGCTGGTGGAGAAAGGCTGGTTCGGCACCGGGCAGCGCGGCGCGATCGTCGTCGGCGCGATCTGGGGCGTCCTCATCATGCTGTTCGGCGCATGGCCGGGCGTGTTCCTGCGCGAGCGAGCGGACACGGCGACCGCGCCGGCGGTCAAGTTCTGGCATTCGCTGAAAACGGCGGTGAGCAACGCCTCGTTCCGGCGCATCACCCTGTATCTGCTCTTCATGGCGGCCTCGGTCTCGGTCTCGTCGGCGGTGCAGTTCTACACGACGCTGTTCTGGGTGGCGCAGGGCGACTCCAAGCTCACTTCGCTGCTGACCGGCGCGGCCAGCACGCTGAACATCGTCTGCGGCATGCTGTCGCTGCCGCTTGTGAGCTGGGGCGCGCGGCGGATCGGCAAGCACCGGATGGCGCTGGTGTCGGCCTTCGTCACCGCGCTCGGCGGGCTGCTCAGCTGGTGGTTCCTCACGCCGGCGCATCCCTGGCTGTCGCTCGCGGTCGCGCCGTTCTTCGGCATCGGCATCACGGCGGTTTACCAGCTCTACTTCGCGATGGTGGCGGACGTGGCGGAGGAGGGCGCGTTGCGCCACGGCGTCCGCAACGAGGGCATGTATTCGGCGATCTCGAACTGCATGATCAAGGCCGGGCTGGCGCTCTCCTTCGCGCTCGGCGGCGCGCTGGTCCACTGGCTGGGTTTTACCGGCAACGACATCCGCCCGACGCCGGAGATGCTCGGCGATCTGCGCGTGCTGCGCGCGCTCCTGCCGGCAGGCACGGCGGCGCTGGCGATGCTGTTCGTCATCGGTTACCCGCTCACCAAGGAGCGGCTCGAGGCGCTACGCGCAGAGGCGGCGCGGCCGGCCTGA
- a CDS encoding beta-glucosidase encodes MRIKSLPRTFPPRFAWGVATAAPQIEGAAFADGKGESIWDRYCRVPGKVHNGDTLDVACDHYRRYRSDVALMARLGVKNYRLSLAWPRLLPQGRGPVNQKGVDFYHRLFDTLHAHGITPWVTLFHWDLPQALEDEGGWRRRTTADAFAGYADLAVRSFRSQVKNWITLNETNCFTRLAYGGGDKAPGANDGEAVVNQTYHHAMLAHGHGVRAVREHGGRGARVGITDNPVVSVPVTETPADIAAARDQFRFESDRVLGAICNGRYSERYLRAAGADAPRFDPRDFQLIGQPTDFLGLNIYTGQFVRAGRRCRPEILPFPAGYPRADSPWLYLLPQAMYWGVRFAAELRGVRSIYITENGAGYDDAPPSGGEVLDLHRREYVRQCLGELHRAIGDGAPVDGYFLWSLMDNFEWQDGYARRFGVVYNDFATQKRTPKLSARWYAEVMKANRLL; translated from the coding sequence ATGAGAATCAAATCACTCCCCCGCACCTTTCCTCCGCGCTTCGCGTGGGGCGTCGCCACCGCGGCCCCGCAGATCGAGGGCGCCGCCTTCGCCGACGGCAAGGGCGAATCCATCTGGGACCGCTATTGCCGGGTGCCCGGCAAGGTGCACAACGGCGACACCCTCGACGTCGCCTGCGACCACTACCGGCGTTACCGGAGCGATGTGGCCCTCATGGCCCGGCTGGGCGTGAAGAACTATCGTCTCTCCCTCGCGTGGCCGCGCCTGCTGCCGCAGGGCCGCGGCCCGGTGAACCAGAAGGGGGTCGATTTCTACCACCGACTCTTCGACACGCTGCACGCGCACGGCATCACGCCCTGGGTGACGCTGTTCCACTGGGATCTGCCGCAGGCGCTGGAGGACGAGGGCGGCTGGCGGCGGCGGACCACCGCCGACGCTTTCGCCGGTTATGCCGACCTCGCCGTCCGCTCGTTCCGCAGCCAGGTGAAAAACTGGATCACGCTGAACGAGACCAACTGCTTCACGCGCCTCGCCTACGGCGGCGGCGACAAGGCGCCCGGCGCCAACGACGGCGAGGCCGTCGTCAACCAGACCTACCATCACGCCATGCTCGCCCACGGGCACGGCGTGCGCGCCGTGCGCGAACACGGCGGACGCGGCGCGCGCGTCGGCATCACCGACAACCCCGTCGTCTCCGTCCCCGTCACGGAGACGCCCGCGGACATCGCGGCGGCGCGCGACCAGTTCCGCTTCGAGAGCGATCGCGTGCTCGGCGCGATCTGCAATGGCCGCTACTCGGAGCGTTACCTGCGCGCGGCCGGCGCGGACGCGCCGCGCTTCGACCCGCGCGATTTCCAACTGATCGGCCAGCCGACGGACTTTCTCGGCCTTAACATCTACACCGGCCAGTTCGTGCGGGCGGGCCGGCGGTGCCGCCCCGAGATCCTGCCGTTTCCCGCCGGCTACCCGCGCGCCGACAGCCCCTGGCTATATCTCCTGCCGCAGGCGATGTATTGGGGCGTGCGCTTCGCCGCCGAACTGCGCGGCGTCCGCTCGATCTACATCACGGAAAACGGCGCGGGCTACGACGACGCGCCGCCGTCCGGCGGCGAGGTGCTCGACCTGCACCGCCGCGAATACGTCCGGCAGTGCCTCGGCGAACTGCATCGCGCCATCGGCGACGGTGCGCCGGTGGACGGCTATTTCCTCTGGTCGCTGATGGACAACTTCGAATGGCAGGACGGCTACGCCCGGCGCTTCGGCGTCGTCTACAACGATTTTGCCACGCAGAAGCGCACACCGAAGCTCAGCGCGCGCTGGTATGCCGAGGTGATGAAAGCCAACCGCCTGCTGTGA
- a CDS encoding SulP family inorganic anion transporter codes for MQELTGAAELAERSVGVIARRLRANLRPPLAAELQGARRFDWRADLAAGATVALLTVPQCIGFALIVGLPLDVVLGTAVIGAVVCTVFSSSRHLVFGPTNTISILLAGAIFSLGDVPLTPLEKVLLIGMLVGAFQLAAGLSGTGRLARFVSRPVVVAYTTGIAVLIAAGQLSHLLGIGRSPDVTLPGTIRHLVVSLLTWDLHWVTLLVGLGSLALLLVLRRWRPAWPEGLIVMLLAAAVFRFAHERLPGVLLVGGMGELQFLPHWVGLPLNLEGLALVPRIVATALAIALLGMLEAVSIAKSLAARSGQRIDPDQELIGMGAANILCSAFGAMPGSASFLRSAANLQSGARSRLATVLSCVLIPLLVFALSPLLASIPVATLAAYLVLIAFRLLNPRQVTVVRRSTRSDAAVFWVTLGSTLFLQPDTAIYVGVGLSVGLFLQKASEPSLIEYAVDDAGALRAAPARADVPPQISIVHVEGDLFFGAADPFHDQVRQLAAEERIRVVILRLKNARLLDASTVLSLLQLREYLHGGGRHLLLSGVMPPAMRVLRESGALAELGEENVFVAEENPTVSTKRALQRAQALLGAAQPEVRLFYDTPPAPAGAH; via the coding sequence ATGCAGGAGCTGACCGGAGCCGCGGAGCTGGCCGAGCGTTCGGTGGGAGTCATCGCGCGCCGCCTTCGCGCCAACCTGCGTCCGCCGCTCGCCGCGGAGCTGCAGGGGGCGCGGAGGTTCGACTGGCGCGCGGATCTGGCGGCGGGCGCCACCGTGGCGTTGCTGACCGTCCCCCAGTGCATCGGTTTCGCGCTGATCGTGGGCCTGCCGCTCGACGTGGTGCTGGGCACCGCGGTGATCGGCGCCGTCGTCTGCACGGTGTTCTCCTCGTCGCGGCACCTGGTCTTCGGTCCGACGAACACGATCAGCATCCTGCTCGCGGGTGCGATCTTCTCCCTCGGCGACGTGCCGCTCACGCCGCTGGAGAAGGTGCTGCTGATCGGCATGCTCGTCGGCGCCTTCCAGCTCGCCGCCGGCCTGTCCGGCACCGGCCGGCTCGCGCGCTTCGTCTCGCGACCCGTGGTGGTGGCCTACACGACTGGCATAGCCGTGCTCATCGCCGCCGGCCAGCTCTCGCATCTCCTCGGCATCGGCCGCTCGCCCGACGTCACGCTGCCCGGCACGATCCGACACCTGGTCGTCAGCCTGCTGACGTGGGATCTGCACTGGGTGACGTTGCTGGTCGGACTGGGCAGCCTCGCGCTGCTGCTCGTGTTGCGTCGCTGGCGCCCGGCCTGGCCGGAAGGGCTGATCGTGATGCTGCTGGCGGCGGCGGTCTTCCGGTTCGCGCACGAGCGGTTGCCCGGCGTCCTGCTCGTCGGCGGCATGGGCGAACTGCAATTCCTGCCGCACTGGGTCGGCTTGCCGCTCAATCTCGAGGGGCTGGCGCTCGTTCCGCGCATCGTGGCCACCGCGCTCGCCATCGCCCTGCTGGGGATGCTGGAGGCGGTCTCGATCGCCAAGAGCCTGGCGGCGCGCTCGGGGCAGCGCATCGATCCCGACCAGGAGCTGATCGGCATGGGCGCGGCCAACATCCTGTGCTCCGCCTTCGGCGCGATGCCCGGCTCCGCCTCTTTCCTGCGCAGCGCCGCCAACCTGCAGAGCGGTGCGCGTTCGCGGCTCGCGACGGTTCTCAGTTGCGTCCTGATTCCCCTGCTGGTGTTCGCGCTTTCGCCGCTGCTCGCCTCGATTCCCGTGGCCACGCTGGCCGCCTATCTGGTGCTGATTGCCTTCCGCCTGCTCAACCCGCGGCAGGTGACGGTGGTGCGCCGCTCCACGCGCTCCGACGCGGCGGTGTTCTGGGTCACGCTCGGCTCGACGCTCTTCTTGCAGCCGGACACCGCCATCTACGTCGGGGTCGGGCTTTCCGTCGGGCTGTTCCTGCAAAAGGCCAGCGAGCCGTCGTTGATCGAATACGCGGTGGACGACGCCGGCGCGCTGCGGGCCGCGCCGGCCCGCGCCGACGTGCCTCCCCAAATCTCCATCGTGCACGTGGAGGGCGATCTCTTCTTCGGCGCGGCCGATCCGTTCCACGACCAGGTCCGCCAGCTCGCGGCGGAGGAGCGCATCCGGGTCGTGATCCTGCGCCTGAAGAACGCACGCCTGCTCGACGCGAGCACGGTGCTGTCCCTGCTGCAACTGCGGGAGTATCTGCACGGCGGCGGCCGGCACCTGCTGCTCAGCGGCGTGATGCCGCCGGCGATGCGCGTGCTCCGCGAAAGCGGCGCGCTCGCCGAGTTGGGCGAGGAGAACGTCTTCGTCGCCGAGGAAAATCCCACGGTGAGCACCAAGCGCGCCCTCCAGCGGGCGCAGGCCCTGCTCGGCGCGGCGCAACCCGAGGTCCGGCTCTTCTACGACACCCCGCCTGCGCCCGCCGGGGCGCATTGA
- a CDS encoding anaerobic sulfatase maturase, producing MPPDPTRADSRPAFGVMTKPIGSLCNLDCDYCYYLEKARLYPGASNPRMSPATLERYVRDYIAAQPGPTVSFAWQGGEPTLLGVGFFREAVALQRRHAGGKRIENALQTNGTLLDDEWGAFLAAEGFLVGLSIDGPRHLHDAYRVDKGRQPTFDRVLAGLEVLRRHRVEFNTLTTVHRKNSAQPREVYRFLKSIGSRYLQFIPIVERPAAETGGDEGLWLAPPPDHAGAADLDGQVTPWSVRPADYGQFLTTIFDEWVQHDVGRVFVQQFDAALANWCGEPAGICVFNENCGHGLALEHNGDVYSCDHYVYPAYRLGNLLNDRLGDLAASARQREFGQAKSATLPRYCRECPVRFACHGECPKHRFLRTPQGEPGLNYLCAGYKKFFQHIDPAMTTMASLLQSGRAPAEIMALPRTHWLPGRTRAGRGK from the coding sequence ATGCCACCCGATCCCACCCGCGCCGATTCCCGCCCCGCTTTCGGCGTGATGACCAAGCCCATCGGGTCGCTCTGCAACCTCGATTGCGACTACTGCTACTACTTGGAGAAGGCGCGCCTCTACCCGGGCGCGTCCAACCCCCGCATGTCGCCCGCGACCCTCGAACGCTACGTGCGCGACTACATCGCCGCGCAGCCGGGGCCGACTGTCAGTTTCGCCTGGCAGGGCGGCGAGCCCACGCTGCTGGGCGTGGGCTTCTTCCGCGAGGCCGTCGCGCTCCAGCGCCGCCACGCCGGTGGCAAGCGCATCGAGAACGCCCTCCAGACCAACGGCACCTTGCTCGACGACGAATGGGGCGCCTTCCTCGCCGCCGAGGGATTTCTCGTCGGCTTGAGCATCGACGGCCCGCGCCACCTGCACGACGCCTACCGCGTGGACAAGGGCCGCCAGCCCACCTTCGACCGCGTGCTCGCCGGACTCGAGGTGCTCCGCCGCCACCGCGTCGAGTTCAACACCCTCACGACCGTCCACCGGAAGAACTCCGCGCAACCACGCGAGGTTTACCGCTTCCTCAAATCGATCGGTTCGCGCTACCTCCAGTTCATCCCCATCGTCGAGCGGCCCGCGGCAGAGACCGGGGGCGACGAGGGCCTCTGGCTCGCCCCGCCGCCCGACCACGCCGGGGCGGCCGACCTCGACGGACAGGTCACCCCGTGGAGCGTGCGGCCCGCCGATTACGGACAGTTCCTCACCACCATTTTCGACGAATGGGTGCAGCACGACGTCGGCCGCGTCTTCGTGCAGCAATTCGACGCCGCCCTCGCCAACTGGTGCGGCGAGCCCGCCGGCATCTGTGTGTTCAACGAAAACTGCGGGCACGGCCTCGCCCTCGAGCACAACGGCGACGTCTACAGTTGCGACCACTACGTCTATCCCGCCTACCGCCTCGGCAACCTGCTCAACGACCGGCTCGGCGACCTGGCCGCCTCGGCCCGCCAGCGCGAGTTCGGCCAGGCCAAGTCCGCCACGCTGCCCCGCTACTGCCGCGAGTGCCCGGTGCGCTTCGCCTGCCACGGCGAGTGCCCCAAGCACCGCTTCCTCCGCACGCCGCAGGGCGAGCCTGGGCTCAACTACCTCTGCGCCGGCTACAAAAAATTCTTCCAGCACATCGACCCCGCGATGACGACGATGGCGTCGCTGCTCCAATCGGGCCGCGCGCCGGCCGAGATCATGGCTCTGCCCCGCACGCACTGGCTGCCCGGCCGCACGCGGGCGGGCCGGGGGAAGTAA